The genomic window acacagacacagagacagagagattgagaggcagagagagaaacacacacacacacagagacacacacagagacagagagattgagagagacagaggcagagagagagacacacacacacacagacagactcAGAGACAGAGAGTGAGCCAAGAAGGAAAGGAATGGTGGGATGGAGGGGGGCGTCCCTGTAGGGGGACCAAAGAGGGGCTTGGGGACGGGGAGCTCAGTACCCTCCTCCCTGGCTCAGCACTACGGCGGCTCCGGGGCTCCGGGGACTTGGCAGGGGAgctggaggagctggaggaggagcgCGCTGCCTGCCAGGGCTGCCGTGCCCGGCGCCCATGGGAGCTGTTCCAGCATCGGGCCCTGAGGAGACAGGTGACAAGCCTCGTGGTTCTGGGCAGTGCCATGGAGCTCTGCGGGAATGACTCGGTGAGACCCCTGCCCCGCCGCACACCCTGGGCCCCGGGGGCTTGGTGTTGCAGGCCGCTGGGAGCCATGGGAGGTGGAAGGGAGCCCAGGCCTGAAAGCCACCCTCTCCCAGGTGTACGCCTACGCCTCCTCCGTGTTCCGGAAGGCAGGAGTGCCGGAAGCGAAGATCCAGTACGCGATCATCGGGACTGGGAGCTGCGAGCTGCTCACGGCGGTTGTTAGTGTGAGTCTGGAGGGTGCCCTTCCTCCACCAGCCCTGTGGGGAGGGACCCCCAGGTCCTCTGCATTAAACCAGTTTACACTCCAGCTTATGGTGTTAAAATGCAgtgaggggccaggtgcggtggctcatgcctgtaagcccagcactttgggaggccgaggtgggtggatcacaaggtcaggagttcgagaccagcctggccaacacagtgaaacccccgtctctactaaaaaatacaaaaaattatcccggcgtggtggcgggcgcctgtaatcccaggtacttgggaggctgaggcaggagaatcgcatgaacccagtaggtggaggttgcagtgagccgagatggtgccattgcactccagcccaggcaatagtgCTGAGGTgggatcaggagttggagaccagcctgggcaacatggtgaaaccccgtctctacaaaaaatacaaaaattagccaggcgtggtggtcttcgcctgtagtgctagctactggcgaggctgaggtgggaggatcacttgagcctaggaggttgagactgcagtaaaccgagattgtgccactgcactccagcgtgggctggaccagtgagaccctgtctcagctCAGTGAGaccagtaagaccctgtctcaatcaatcaatcaatgcaGTGAGTTAGAGAGCATCTATTGAGCATCTACGGTTTGCGGGTCACTTCCAGCACCATTTTGAGATGCGGAAACTGGCTGAAGTTGGGTGATTGATTGACCAAGTTCCTTTGGGAAATTAATAAAGTCACACTGAAGCAATAAACTACCCTCACCTCCACCACCAGCTTTCTCAGGAGACCCCTTCCCATTGCCTGCCCCAGACCTCAGGGACCATGGCTGGGTGTGTGGGTCTGTGCTTTCTGCCTTTGCAGTGTGTGGTAATCGAGAGGGTGGGTCGGCGCGTGCTGCTCATCGGTGGGTACAGCCTGATGACCTGCTGGGGGAGCATCTTCACTGTGGCCCTGTGCCTGCAGGTAGCTGGGGTGGATGAGGGCTGGGGGGTCCAGGCCGGGCTGACTTCCACCTCACCCCCGCCCCGTCCACGGCAGAGCTCCTTCCCCTGGACACTCTACCTGGCCATGGCCTGCATCTTTGCCTTCATCCTCAGCTTTGGCATTGGCCCTGGTGAGTGGGCCCAAGGGGCTCTGGGCATCCATCATCACATAGAAGGAGTGATGGGTGCCTGGGTGCACAGTGGGTGGGTGTGAATGCAATGTCCCCTGCAGGCCCTCAGAGACCACCTCATGCCGGGGCTTCTGGGAGGGAATGGCAGGAGGAGAGCACTGAGGGGCCCCCCATACAGACTGGGCCTGGGCTCCCACTCCCATGTCTGGGCTGGGGTcggggagaggcaggcagggaacCCTGGCCAGCAGCcccctgtccctgcccctccTTCTAGCCGGAGTGACGGGGATCCTGGCCACAGAGCTGTTTGACCAGATGGCCAGGCCTGCTGCCTGCATGGTCTGCGGGGCGCTCATGTGGATCATGCTCATCCTGGTCGGCCTGGGATTTCCCTTTATCATGGTAGGCCCGCCCCTCCCGCTGGGGGCCCTGCCTTAGGCTGTGTCCCTGTCATCCTGAGAACCCCAGGGGGAGGCTTCCATCCAGGGAGACTGAGACTGAAAGGGAGGGGTCTTAGGGGAGCAAAGAGGGGGGCAAATGCCTCCTCACGACCTGTCATGGGCCTTCTGTTTAGGGGTTGATGGAGACACACCAGGTCTTGGGGTCTTTTTTAATCCGCAGGAGGCCTTGTCCCACTTCCTCTATGTCCCTTTCCTTGGTGTCTGTGTCTGTGGGGCCATCTACACTGGCCTGTTCCTTCCTGAGACCAAAGGCAAGACCTTCCAAGAGATCTCCAAGGAATTACACAGACTCAACTTCCCCAGGCGGGCCCAGGGCCCCACGTGGAGGAGCCTGGAGGTTATCCAGTCAACAGAACTCTAGTCCCAAAGGGGTGGCCAGAGCCAAAGCCAGCTACTGTCCTGTCCTCTGCTTCCTGCCAGGGCCCTGGTCCTCACTCCCTCCTGCATTCCTCATTTAAggagtgtttattgagcaccctTTGTGTGCAGACATGGCTCCAGGTGCTTAGCAATCAATGGTGAGCGTGGTATTCCAGGCTAAAGGTAATTAACTGACAGAAAATCAGTAACAACATAATTACAGGCTGGTTGTGgcagctcatgactgtaatcccagcactttgggaggccaaggtgggaggatcaattgaggccagagtttgaaaccagcctaggtaacatagtgagaccccctatctctacaaaaaattttaaacattagctgggcatggtggtatgtgctaACAgctctagctactcaggaggctgaggcagcaggatcacttgagtccaagagttcaaggtaGCAGTAAgctacaatcacaccactgcatgccagactgggtgacagagggagacttcatctctttaaaacataataataataattacagacTCAGGAAATgcagtgaaagaaaaatacaggttggccaggtgaggtggctgatgcctgtaatcccagcactttgggaggccaagatgggaagattgctttgagaccagaagtttgagaccagcctgggccacatagtaagatcctgtttctaccaaaaaaaaaaaaaaaaaaaattagctgggtgtggtggtacatgcctgtggtcccagctactcaggaggctgaaatgggaggatcacttgagcct from Homo sapiens chromosome 22, GRCh38.p14 Primary Assembly includes these protein-coding regions:
- the SLC2A11 gene encoding solute carrier family 2, facilitated glucose transporter member 11 isoform d (isoform d is encoded by transcript variant 4); this translates as MEDELEPSLRPRTQIQGRILLLTICAAGIGGTFQFGYNLSIINAPTLHIQEFTNETWQARTGEPLPDHLVLLMWSLIVSLYPLGGLFGALLAGPLAITLGRKKSLLVNNIFVVSAAILFGFSRKAGSFEMIMLGRLLVGVNAGVSMNIQPMYLGESAPKELRGAVAMSSAIFTALGIVMGQVVGLRELLGGPQAWPLLLASCLVPGALQLASLPLLPESPRYLLIDCGDTEACLAALRRLRGSGDLAGELEELEEERAACQGCRARRPWELFQHRALRRQVTSLVVLGSAMELCGNDSVYAYASSVFRKAGVPEAKIQYAIIGTGSCELLTAVVSVAGVDEGWGVQAGLTSTSPPPRPRQSSFPWTLYLAMACIFAFILSFGIGPAGVTGILATELFDQMARPAACMVCGALMWIMLILVGLGFPFIMVLGSFLIRRRPCPTSSMSLSLVSVSVGPSTLACSFLRPKARPSKRSPRNYTDSTSPGGPRAPRGGAWRLSSQQNSSPKGVARAKASYCPVLCFLPGPWSSLPPAFLI
- the SLC2A11 gene encoding solute carrier family 2, facilitated glucose transporter member 11 isoform a (isoform a is encoded by transcript variant 1) codes for the protein MEDELEPSLRPRTQIQGRILLLTICAAGIGGTFQFGYNLSIINAPTLHIQEFTNETWQARTGEPLPDHLVLLMWSLIVSLYPLGGLFGALLAGPLAITLGRKKSLLVNNIFVVSAAILFGFSRKAGSFEMIMLGRLLVGVNAGVSMNIQPMYLGESAPKELRGAVAMSSAIFTALGIVMGQVVGLRELLGGPQAWPLLLASCLVPGALQLASLPLLPESPRYLLIDCGDTEACLAALRRLRGSGDLAGELEELEEERAACQGCRARRPWELFQHRALRRQVTSLVVLGSAMELCGNDSVYAYASSVFRKAGVPEAKIQYAIIGTGSCELLTAVVSCVVIERVGRRVLLIGGYSLMTCWGSIFTVALCLQSSFPWTLYLAMACIFAFILSFGIGPAGVTGILATELFDQMARPAACMVCGALMWIMLILVGLGFPFIMEALSHFLYVPFLGVCVCGAIYTGLFLPETKGKTFQEISKELHRLNFPRRAQGPTWRSLEVIQSTEL
- the SLC2A11 gene encoding solute carrier family 2, facilitated glucose transporter member 11 isoform c (isoform c is encoded by transcript variant 3), producing MRALRRLIQGRILLLTICAAGIGGTFQFGYNLSIINAPTLHIQEFTNETWQARTGEPLPDHLVLLMWSLIVSLYPLGGLFGALLAGPLAITLGRKKSLLVNNIFVVSAAILFGFSRKAGSFEMIMLGRLLVGVNAGVSMNIQPMYLGESAPKELRGAVAMSSAIFTALGIVMGQVVGLRELLGGPQAWPLLLASCLVPGALQLASLPLLPESPRYLLIDCGDTEACLAALRRLRGSGDLAGELEELEEERAACQGCRARRPWELFQHRALRRQVTSLVVLGSAMELCGNDSVYAYASSVFRKAGVPEAKIQYAIIGTGSCELLTAVVSCVVIERVGRRVLLIGGYSLMTCWGSIFTVALCLQSSFPWTLYLAMACIFAFILSFGIGPAGVTGILATELFDQMARPAACMVCGALMWIMLILVGLGFPFIMEALSHFLYVPFLGVCVCGAIYTGLFLPETKGKTFQEISKELHRLNFPRRAQGPTWRSLEVIQSTEL
- the SLC2A11 gene encoding solute carrier family 2, facilitated glucose transporter member 11 isoform b (isoform b is encoded by transcript variant 2); the encoded protein is MLHALLRSRMIQGRILLLTICAAGIGGTFQFGYNLSIINAPTLHIQEFTNETWQARTGEPLPDHLVLLMWSLIVSLYPLGGLFGALLAGPLAITLGRKKSLLVNNIFVVSAAILFGFSRKAGSFEMIMLGRLLVGVNAGVSMNIQPMYLGESAPKELRGAVAMSSAIFTALGIVMGQVVGLRELLGGPQAWPLLLASCLVPGALQLASLPLLPESPRYLLIDCGDTEACLAALRRLRGSGDLAGELEELEEERAACQGCRARRPWELFQHRALRRQVTSLVVLGSAMELCGNDSVYAYASSVFRKAGVPEAKIQYAIIGTGSCELLTAVVSCVVIERVGRRVLLIGGYSLMTCWGSIFTVALCLQSSFPWTLYLAMACIFAFILSFGIGPAGVTGILATELFDQMARPAACMVCGALMWIMLILVGLGFPFIMEALSHFLYVPFLGVCVCGAIYTGLFLPETKGKTFQEISKELHRLNFPRRAQGPTWRSLEVIQSTEL